One window of the Candidatus Chryseobacterium colombiense genome contains the following:
- a CDS encoding peptide MFS transporter — translation MKTKHPKGLPFLFFTEMWERFGYYLILGIFVLYVIEPTGLKGGLGLPDKTADDIFGTYIALTYLTPFIGGFLADRVLGYIKSIYLGGVLMAAGYIGMGIFKDLTLFYTSLALIIIGNGFFKPTISTLLGNLYSEEPYKANKDSGYNIFYMGINIGAFICNIIAAFMRNKFGWGEAFITAGVGMLIGMVIFTIGRKHYIHAAQMKPVQEGDTKLSEILMKVFLPAIIAGAIGWFIPGNIFGSDNTDAFIFACIPVIYFYASLYFKAKPEEKSSIGALLSVFMISMFFWAVFKQNGTALTRWANYYTDRSIPTTLVELLRSINMIDGEKGIKGKFYVDKEVAVYDDQFRSQKDKEGKTIKKMGKDVYFKNISKEEKADLEKNPQKEVALYNTELFQSINPFWVIALTPLVVGFWALLRRKGKEPLTPTKIVLGLFISGLSCLVMVLAVWAGDNGAVKVSPWWLVASYGVITVGELCLSPMGLSFVSKLSPARITALMMGGFFLANSVGNKLSGILASTWYNYDNKMNYFLVNFALLIFATLLGLSMLKRLNRIMKEKGH, via the coding sequence ATGAAGACTAAACATCCTAAAGGGTTGCCTTTCCTCTTCTTTACTGAAATGTGGGAACGTTTCGGGTATTATTTAATTCTCGGAATTTTTGTATTGTATGTGATTGAACCAACTGGTTTAAAAGGGGGGCTTGGACTTCCTGACAAAACTGCAGACGATATTTTCGGAACTTATATCGCGTTAACGTATCTTACTCCCTTTATTGGTGGTTTTTTGGCAGACCGGGTTTTAGGCTACATCAAATCTATTTATCTGGGCGGAGTTTTAATGGCAGCCGGATATATTGGAATGGGTATTTTCAAAGATCTGACATTATTTTATACTTCTTTAGCTCTAATCATTATCGGAAACGGCTTCTTTAAACCTACGATTTCTACTTTACTTGGAAATCTGTACTCTGAAGAGCCTTATAAAGCCAATAAGGATTCCGGATATAATATTTTCTACATGGGAATTAATATTGGAGCGTTTATCTGCAATATTATTGCGGCTTTCATGAGAAATAAATTCGGTTGGGGTGAAGCGTTTATCACTGCCGGAGTCGGAATGTTAATCGGTATGGTGATTTTTACTATCGGTAGAAAACATTACATACACGCAGCCCAAATGAAACCTGTTCAGGAAGGTGACACCAAACTTTCTGAAATTCTGATGAAAGTTTTCTTACCGGCTATAATTGCCGGAGCAATTGGCTGGTTTATCCCTGGAAATATTTTTGGAAGTGATAATACAGATGCTTTCATTTTTGCATGTATCCCTGTTATTTATTTTTATGCCTCTCTTTATTTTAAAGCAAAACCGGAAGAAAAATCTTCCATCGGAGCTTTATTATCTGTTTTCATGATCAGTATGTTTTTCTGGGCAGTTTTCAAACAGAACGGAACAGCTTTAACAAGATGGGCAAATTATTATACAGATAGATCAATTCCAACTACTTTGGTAGAGCTACTAAGATCAATAAATATGATTGATGGGGAAAAAGGAATAAAAGGAAAATTCTATGTTGACAAAGAGGTAGCTGTTTATGATGATCAATTTCGTTCTCAAAAGGATAAAGAAGGAAAAACCATCAAAAAAATGGGAAAAGATGTATATTTTAAAAATATATCTAAAGAAGAAAAAGCTGATTTAGAAAAAAATCCTCAAAAAGAAGTTGCACTCTATAACACAGAATTATTCCAGTCCATCAATCCGTTTTGGGTAATTGCACTGACTCCGCTTGTTGTCGGATTTTGGGCATTACTGAGAAGAAAAGGAAAAGAACCATTAACTCCCACAAAAATCGTATTGGGACTTTTCATCTCGGGATTATCTTGTTTGGTAATGGTTTTAGCAGTCTGGGCCGGAGATAACGGTGCTGTAAAAGTTTCACCTTGGTGGTTAGTTGCAAGTTACGGAGTCATCACAGTCGGAGAATTATGCCTTTCGCCGATGGGATTATCATTCGTTTCCAAACTTTCTCCTGCTAGAATTACTGCTTTGATGATGGGTGGTTTCTTCTTAGCCAACTCTGTAGGGAATAAACTTTCCGGGATTTTAGCAAGTACTTGGTACAATTATGACAATAAAATGAATTATTTCTTAGTAAACTTCGCTTTGTTGATATTTGCTACTCTTTTAGGCCTTTCTATGTTAAAAAGACTGAACAGAATCATGAAAGAAAAAGGACATTAA
- a CDS encoding S9 family peptidase, which produces MKKFLLTLTIAAAFQSLAAQEITLDKIYSGYYRGKGIAGITSMKNGENYLVIEQGGIAKYSYKTSQKEGNIVDGNFESYEFSDDESKILLQKGSQPIYRHSFLGTFEVKDLKSGKTIALNDGKPVQEPRFSPDATKIAFIVDNNIFYQDLSSGKITQVTEHGVKNKILNGLADWVYEEEFGHARQYEWTKNSNAIVFVKSDESQVPEIYIPIYGKTLYPTEMRYKYPKAGEKNSVVSAHIYLLDGGKKSKINLDNFKNYYIPNVIQTAKPDEIVLITSERTQNASDILKVNTQTGEVKKLFTETDEKWIDTDNVTLEFLDDSSFLWGSERDGNRHLYWYDQNGKLKKQVTKGNWEVTDYYGYNPKSKEIYIQTTEKGSINKVVSKVNIENGKSQLISNTEGNNSANFSKSYNYFIETSSTAAKPYTYVLKDGSGKVVKELQNNDAQLQKLKADNFTEKEFITIPNEAGDQMNAWIIKPKNFDKNKKYPLFMFQYSGPGSQQVANSWDNGNGIWFEMLAQKGYIVACVDGRGTGYKGAKFKKVTYMNLGKYEIEDQIAAAKWFGNQSYIDKSRIGIFGWSFGGYMASLAMTKGADVFKTGIAVAPVTNWRYYDSVYTERFLRTPQENPDGYDKNSPTEYANLLKGKFLLIHGTADDNVHFQNSMEFSEALIQNKKQFEFMAYPDKNHGIYGGQTRPQLYQKMTDFILENL; this is translated from the coding sequence ATGAAAAAATTCTTATTAACGCTTACAATTGCCGCTGCATTTCAAAGTTTAGCTGCACAGGAAATCACTTTAGATAAAATATATTCAGGATATTACCGTGGAAAAGGCATTGCCGGAATCACTTCCATGAAAAACGGTGAAAATTATTTAGTGATCGAACAAGGCGGAATTGCTAAATATTCTTATAAAACTTCTCAAAAAGAAGGAAATATTGTTGACGGAAATTTTGAAAGCTACGAGTTTTCAGATGATGAATCTAAAATTTTATTACAAAAAGGAAGTCAACCCATTTACAGACATTCTTTTTTAGGAACATTTGAGGTGAAAGATCTGAAATCAGGAAAAACCATTGCATTAAATGATGGAAAACCTGTTCAGGAGCCGAGATTTTCTCCGGATGCGACCAAAATAGCTTTCATCGTAGATAACAATATTTTTTATCAGGATTTAAGTTCAGGAAAAATTACTCAGGTTACAGAACACGGCGTTAAAAATAAAATACTAAATGGTCTTGCAGACTGGGTATATGAAGAAGAATTCGGACATGCAAGACAATATGAATGGACAAAAAACTCCAACGCGATTGTTTTTGTAAAATCTGATGAAAGCCAGGTTCCGGAAATTTATATTCCTATTTATGGAAAAACGCTTTATCCGACCGAAATGCGTTATAAATATCCAAAAGCAGGAGAAAAAAACTCTGTAGTATCTGCTCATATTTACCTTTTGGATGGTGGTAAAAAGTCAAAAATAAATCTTGATAATTTTAAAAATTACTACATTCCAAATGTTATTCAGACAGCAAAACCGGATGAAATTGTCCTTATTACTTCTGAAAGAACGCAGAATGCTTCAGATATTTTAAAAGTGAATACTCAAACCGGAGAAGTAAAAAAACTTTTCACAGAAACGGATGAGAAATGGATCGATACAGATAATGTAACATTAGAATTTCTGGATGATAGCAGCTTCCTTTGGGGATCTGAAAGAGACGGAAACCGTCATCTGTACTGGTATGATCAGAACGGAAAACTGAAAAAGCAGGTTACCAAAGGAAATTGGGAAGTAACAGATTATTACGGTTATAATCCAAAATCCAAAGAAATCTATATACAGACAACAGAAAAAGGGAGTATCAACAAAGTGGTTTCCAAAGTCAATATTGAAAACGGAAAAAGCCAGTTGATTTCGAATACAGAAGGAAACAATTCTGCAAATTTCAGTAAAAGCTACAATTACTTTATTGAAACTTCATCCACTGCCGCAAAACCATACACTTACGTTCTTAAAGACGGAAGTGGTAAAGTCGTAAAAGAACTCCAGAATAATGATGCACAGCTTCAGAAATTAAAAGCGGATAATTTCACTGAAAAAGAATTTATCACGATTCCCAACGAAGCTGGAGATCAGATGAACGCATGGATCATTAAGCCTAAAAATTTTGATAAGAACAAAAAATATCCACTGTTCATGTTCCAGTATTCTGGTCCGGGTTCTCAACAGGTTGCCAACTCTTGGGATAACGGAAACGGGATTTGGTTTGAAATGTTGGCACAGAAAGGCTATATTGTAGCTTGTGTTGACGGACGTGGAACAGGGTACAAAGGAGCTAAATTCAAAAAAGTAACGTACATGAATTTAGGAAAATATGAGATTGAAGATCAGATTGCGGCTGCAAAATGGTTCGGAAATCAATCCTATATTGATAAATCAAGAATCGGAATCTTCGGATGGAGCTTTGGTGGGTATATGGCAAGTTTAGCCATGACTAAAGGTGCTGATGTTTTCAAAACGGGAATCGCAGTGGCTCCGGTGACTAACTGGAGATATTATGATTCAGTTTATACAGAAAGATTTTTAAGAACCCCACAGGAAAATCCCGATGGATATGATAAAAATTCACCTACTGAATATGCGAATTTATTAAAAGGGAAATTCCTGTTAATTCACGGAACAGCCGATGACAATGTACATTTCCAGAATTCAATGGAATTTTCTGAAGCCTTGATCCAGAATAAAAAACAGTTTGAATTTATGGCATATCCTGATAAAAACCACGGCATTTATGGCGGACAGACAAGACCACAGCTGTATCAGAAAATGACTGATTTTATTTTGGAGAATTTATAA
- a CDS encoding DUF6496 domain-containing protein: MSKTKYSEKAQDKVGKVMHEFKEGKLKSSSGKKVTSRKQAVAIGISEAKEKGLKVPSKKK, encoded by the coding sequence ATGAGCAAGACAAAATATTCAGAAAAAGCTCAGGACAAAGTAGGAAAGGTAATGCACGAATTCAAGGAAGGAAAACTGAAATCTTCTTCCGGAAAAAAAGTGACGAGCAGAAAACAGGCTGTAGCCATCGGTATTTCTGAAGCAAAAGAAAAAGGTTTAAAAGTACCTTCAAAAAAGAAATAA
- the glgP gene encoding alpha-glucan family phosphorylase has protein sequence MDFKNFKIPYSINPQYSKKVAYFSMEFAIEQVLKIYSGGLGFLAGSHMRSAYNLKQDLIGIGILWKFGYYDQARNHDQSLQPTWTRKMYSFLEDTGIKFQIEIHSAPVWVKVWYLDPEIFNTAPMFFLSTDVPENDHISKTICHKLYDANESTKLAQYILLGKGGARLLDEMNIERDTYHLNEAHGLPAAFHLLKKYNGDLNKVKEKLVFTTHTPEEAGNEKHNLKLCYDMSYFSGLSMEEVKKIEGSDDDRFNHSLCALKMAKIANGVSKLHGVVSRAMWSKYPGICGITSITNAQEFKYWSDKPLYNSKDENDETVFDYRKKHLKKRLFKIVADQTGNLFNPNIFTIVWARRFAGYKRADLLLHDKERLYKLLNHPKYPVQIIWAGKPYPMDYSAISTFNSLVEESKNHKSMAVLTGYELSLSKSLKQGSDLWLNNPRVPREASGTSGMTAAMNGSVNLSTDDGWIPEFAKHGENSFVVPKADYQNMSVYEQDTYDLNKLYEILENEILPTYYEKPNAWRKIQHNAMNDVKDQFNSDRMADEYYKVLYNYEG, from the coding sequence ATGGATTTTAAAAACTTTAAAATACCCTACAGCATCAATCCACAATATTCTAAAAAAGTCGCCTATTTTTCAATGGAATTTGCTATTGAACAGGTGTTAAAAATATATTCAGGTGGTCTCGGATTTTTAGCAGGTTCCCATATGAGAAGTGCATATAACCTGAAGCAGGATCTTATCGGAATCGGTATTCTTTGGAAATTCGGATATTATGATCAGGCAAGAAATCATGATCAGTCCCTACAACCTACATGGACAAGAAAAATGTACAGCTTTCTTGAAGATACCGGAATAAAATTTCAGATTGAAATACACAGTGCCCCGGTTTGGGTAAAAGTATGGTATCTGGATCCTGAAATTTTCAATACGGCTCCCATGTTTTTCTTATCAACAGATGTTCCGGAGAACGATCATATTTCAAAAACAATTTGTCATAAGCTTTATGATGCGAATGAATCCACAAAACTGGCTCAATATATTTTATTGGGTAAAGGCGGAGCAAGATTGCTGGACGAAATGAATATCGAAAGGGATACTTACCATCTTAATGAAGCTCATGGACTTCCTGCCGCATTTCATCTGCTGAAAAAGTATAATGGAGATTTAAATAAAGTAAAAGAAAAACTGGTTTTCACTACTCACACTCCTGAAGAAGCAGGAAATGAAAAACACAATCTGAAATTATGTTATGATATGTCCTATTTTTCGGGATTGAGCATGGAAGAAGTGAAAAAGATAGAAGGTTCTGATGATGACCGCTTCAACCATTCTCTTTGTGCTTTGAAAATGGCAAAAATTGCCAACGGCGTTTCAAAACTTCATGGGGTAGTCTCCAGAGCCATGTGGAGCAAATATCCCGGAATTTGCGGAATCACGTCCATTACCAACGCTCAGGAATTCAAATATTGGTCAGATAAACCGCTTTACAATTCAAAAGATGAGAACGATGAGACCGTTTTCGATTATCGCAAAAAGCATCTCAAGAAAAGATTATTCAAAATTGTAGCAGATCAGACAGGAAATCTATTCAATCCCAATATATTCACCATTGTCTGGGCGAGAAGATTTGCCGGTTATAAACGTGCAGATTTGCTTTTGCATGATAAAGAGAGATTATACAAATTATTAAATCATCCAAAATATCCGGTTCAGATCATTTGGGCGGGAAAACCATACCCAATGGATTATTCTGCAATTTCTACCTTCAATTCATTAGTGGAAGAAAGCAAGAATCACAAAAGTATGGCTGTTCTTACAGGTTATGAGCTCTCTTTAAGTAAATCTTTAAAACAAGGTTCAGATCTTTGGTTAAACAATCCGAGAGTTCCGAGAGAAGCTTCAGGAACTTCAGGAATGACAGCAGCAATGAACGGTTCTGTCAATTTATCTACAGATGACGGATGGATTCCTGAATTTGCAAAACATGGTGAAAATTCATTTGTCGTGCCTAAAGCTGATTACCAAAATATGAGCGTTTACGAACAGGATACTTATGATCTGAATAAACTATATGAAATCCTGGAAAACGAAATTCTCCCGACCTATTATGAAAAGCCTAATGCGTGGAGAAAAATTCAGCACAACGCGATGAATGATGTAAAAGATCAGTTCAACAGTGATAGAATGGCAGACGAATATTACAAAGTTCTCTATAATTACGAAGGCTAA
- a CDS encoding gliding motility-associated C-terminal domain-containing protein, translated as MKKTLLLFLLLLSQVYFSQADCSTALSVCGNSSITYSPTGIGLVNETLGGCLTTGEHNSIWYKLTIATSGTLTFDLVPNDPGADYDWAIYGPNATCGNLGSPIRCNAATVIGVGANTGMNMTSTITSAAGGSTTPYCMYMDVVAGQTYYLYIDNWVGSGSSTVAPFSLTWGGTATLASPFTDPVLQPHPFSPPGIPAANPNNPREILICANPAIFDFSTLTAGILNGNPNFVITYHTTQNDALAGTNPILAPITVNTTTIYYYSIHYLDPSNPNNPINFCRQIGKFKFKLGGITGNNVTLYACNNYKSGKGLFDLTSANVFGGSGVTIKYYLTMADLNAGTGQISNPSQYLSAEGVVYASIKTSQGCSTTAVITLKFYPEVIVNDASLRACASEKDPNIASFNLTTVSVTTQSGITKKYYASVANAINGTNEILNPAVYISSQGAAYVKVIDGNGCYGIAKIALSIIPATYSSVLKDKTICIEDKTTLDAGAGFDGYEWSTGATTQAITNVNVGTYWVKLKKGECIAIQTVKVHASEEPVVVSIDISNTTVTINVTGGTSPYKYSMDNIQWQDSNVFTNIKRGDHTIYVKDAYNCSPVDVVIVVPNLINAITPNGDGINDVIDYSALANKDNLVFNIYDRYGNKVFQADKFNNYKWDGTAGNKPVQTGNYWYSITWNEPSKQHTPVKYTGWVMVKNRK; from the coding sequence ATGAAAAAAACTTTACTATTATTTCTTTTATTATTATCACAAGTTTATTTTTCTCAGGCCGATTGCTCCACTGCATTGTCAGTTTGCGGAAATTCGAGTATTACCTATAGTCCTACAGGAATAGGGTTGGTTAATGAAACCCTGGGAGGTTGTTTAACTACAGGTGAGCATAATTCAATATGGTATAAACTTACTATTGCAACCAGCGGAACACTTACTTTTGATCTGGTTCCCAATGATCCGGGTGCGGATTATGACTGGGCGATCTACGGGCCTAATGCAACCTGCGGAAACTTGGGATCGCCAATACGTTGTAATGCAGCTACGGTAATTGGGGTAGGTGCAAATACGGGGATGAATATGACCAGTACAATTACCAGTGCAGCAGGAGGTTCAACGACACCTTATTGCATGTATATGGATGTTGTGGCTGGACAAACCTATTATCTTTATATCGATAACTGGGTAGGATCAGGGAGCAGTACGGTGGCTCCGTTTTCTTTAACATGGGGTGGAACAGCAACGTTGGCTTCTCCTTTTACGGATCCTGTTTTGCAGCCACATCCGTTTTCTCCACCGGGAATTCCTGCTGCAAATCCAAATAATCCGAGAGAAATTCTTATTTGCGCAAATCCGGCCATTTTTGATTTCAGTACCCTGACTGCAGGAATCCTGAATGGAAATCCTAATTTCGTCATTACTTATCATACCACTCAAAATGATGCACTTGCCGGAACAAATCCTATTTTGGCGCCTATAACAGTAAATACTACTACCATTTATTATTACAGCATACATTATTTAGATCCTTCAAATCCTAATAATCCAATCAATTTCTGCAGGCAGATTGGTAAGTTCAAATTTAAATTAGGAGGAATCACGGGTAACAATGTTACTTTATATGCCTGTAATAATTATAAATCAGGAAAAGGACTGTTTGATTTGACAAGTGCCAATGTTTTCGGCGGATCGGGTGTGACGATCAAATATTACCTGACCATGGCTGACCTCAATGCAGGAACAGGGCAGATTTCAAATCCGAGCCAATATTTATCAGCAGAAGGCGTGGTGTATGCATCAATAAAAACTTCACAAGGATGCTCTACTACAGCGGTTATTACCCTTAAATTTTATCCTGAAGTGATTGTGAATGATGCTTCTTTAAGAGCATGTGCGTCAGAAAAAGATCCGAACATAGCTTCTTTTAATTTAACAACGGTATCAGTAACGACACAGAGTGGTATCACTAAAAAATATTATGCGTCTGTAGCTAATGCAATTAATGGGACTAATGAAATACTGAATCCTGCAGTCTATATTTCTTCTCAAGGAGCTGCATATGTAAAAGTAATAGATGGAAATGGGTGTTATGGTATTGCTAAAATAGCATTGTCTATAATCCCAGCTACCTATTCATCAGTTCTAAAAGATAAAACGATTTGTATTGAAGATAAAACTACTCTGGACGCAGGAGCCGGATTTGATGGATATGAATGGAGTACGGGAGCAACTACACAGGCTATTACAAACGTAAATGTGGGAACGTATTGGGTAAAACTGAAAAAAGGAGAATGTATTGCTATACAGACCGTAAAAGTGCATGCTTCCGAAGAGCCTGTAGTAGTAAGCATTGATATTTCTAACACGACCGTTACAATAAATGTTACAGGTGGTACATCGCCATACAAATATTCAATGGACAATATTCAATGGCAGGATTCTAATGTCTTTACAAACATTAAAAGAGGGGATCATACCATCTATGTAAAAGATGCTTATAACTGTTCACCTGTAGATGTTGTCATTGTTGTTCCTAACTTAATTAATGCCATTACACCAAACGGAGACGGAATCAATGATGTTATTGATTATTCGGCCTTGGCCAATAAAGACAATCTGGTATTTAATATTTATGACAGATATGGAAACAAAGTTTTCCAGGCAGATAAATTTAATAATTATAAATGGGACGGAACTGCCGGAAACAAACCTGTTCAAACAGGAAATTACTGGTATTCTATAACCTGGAATGAACCGAGCAAACAGCATACTCCTGTCAAATATACAGGATGGGTAATGGTAAAAAACAGAAAATAA
- a CDS encoding DUF1572 family protein, protein MKDLFIKRFQYYKMLGDKSFEQLSDEQMFWQFNEESNSIAVIVKHIAGNMLSRWTDFLTEDGEKSWRNRDEEFVNTFKEKRWVLEYWEKGWECLFNALNQIDDTNLYSTIYIRGESHSVIDAVFRQLAHYPYHIGQIVYIAKMMKNDDWKTLSIARNKSQEFNAEMKDKFSENDLDLNSSPVCYQNSSEVRDEFKQ, encoded by the coding sequence ATGAAAGATTTATTCATAAAACGTTTTCAGTATTATAAAATGCTTGGTGATAAGTCGTTTGAGCAACTTTCTGACGAGCAGATGTTTTGGCAGTTCAATGAAGAAAGCAATTCAATTGCGGTTATTGTAAAGCATATTGCAGGAAATATGTTGTCCAGATGGACGGATTTCTTGACAGAAGATGGAGAAAAATCTTGGAGAAACCGGGATGAAGAATTTGTCAATACCTTTAAAGAAAAAAGGTGGGTTTTGGAATATTGGGAAAAAGGCTGGGAATGTCTTTTTAACGCATTGAATCAAATTGATGATACAAATTTATATTCCACCATTTATATAAGAGGTGAATCACATTCTGTGATCGATGCCGTTTTTCGCCAACTGGCCCATTATCCTTATCATATCGGACAAATCGTATATATTGCAAAAATGATGAAAAATGATGACTGGAAAACACTTTCTATTGCCAGAAACAAATCTCAAGAATTCAATGCAGAAATGAAAGATAAATTTTCTGAAAATGATTTAGATTTAAATTCTTCGCCAGTTTGTTATCAAAACAGTTCCGAAGTTCGGGATGAATTTAAGCAATAG